The DNA segment CGGTGCACTTGGAGCTATTGCCCGTTATGTACTTTCCACCTGGATTTATCAAAAATATTTTTATACTTTTCCCTGGGGAACCTTCGTCGTCAATATGCTGGGGTGTTTTGTTCTGGGCATTGTCTATGTACTAGGAGTTGAAAACCTCGTAACCAGCCCGAATACCCGTTTATTTATATCTGTGGGTTTTCTGGGTGCGTTTACAACCTTTTCTACGCTGAGCCTTGAAACTCTGAATCTTATTAAGAGCGGAGAAATTATTGTAGCTGTGCTGAACGGTCTGGGAAGCATGATTGTCGGACTGATTGCAGTCTGGCTTGGAATGAGCCTGACTCAGCTATTAATAAAATAAAGGAAGGGATCCTAATGGTAAAGATATCCGGTCAGGCAAGACGCATCCGCATCTACATTGGAGAAGCCAGCAAATATAAAGGAGTATCCCTCTATCACACGATTGTCTTAAAGGCCAAAGAGCTGGGCCTGGCAGGTGCGACTGTCTTTAGGGGAATTGAAGGATTCGGCGCCAATACGAGAATCAAAACGTCCAGGATACTGGATCTTTCCAATGACCTTCCCATCGTTATTGAAGTAATAGACAGCGCTGAGTATCTGCAGGACTTTCTGCTTTTTTTGGACGAGGTCGTCAATGAAGGATTAATAACCGTCGAAGATCTGGAAGTTATGAAATATTCGCCAAAAAAATAAAGCCGTCTTAGCGGCTTTATTGATCCTGATCTAGCAGCAGAAGATACCGGGCATAACGGGATTCCGAAGGCTCTTTTCGGCCTGAAGAATAGAAAGCGACCTCACCATGACCGTCCTCAGCAAAAAGTTTTCTTTCGGTCAGGATTTTTTTCAGATAATTGACCGTTCCGGTACTTCCATCAATAATGTGCGTATCAGCAGGAAACAGTTCCTGCAGAACCCGCTTAAAATATGGAAAGTGTGTGCATCCTAAAACGACAGTACCATACTCGGTCAAATTATGAGTGCCAAGTTTGCGATTCAGGTATTTCAGGATTTCATCTTTGTCAAAATAAAAATTCTCTGCATATTCAACAAGCTCCGGAAATGCTTTGCCATCTACAAGATGGTCCTGATCCAGTCTGGTGACCAGATTTTGATACTTTTCTTCGCGAAGTGTGAGCGGGGTGGCCATGACCAGGATTCTCTTGGAACCATTATTTTCGACAGCTGGTTTTACTGCTGGTTCCATGCCAAGGATTGGAAAATCATATCTTTGGCGAAGCTCATTGATGGCAATACTCGTCGCCGTATTGCAGGCAACTACCAGAATTTTTATCCCTTCAGCAGCCATGAAATCAACAGCATCCAAAACCAGTTTCAGGACTTCTTCCTTGCTTTTGGTCCCATAAGGCACATGATCAATATCCGCGTAATAAATAAAATCCTCCCGGGGCAGCTGCTTGATCGCTTCATGCAGTACGGTGATTCCACCGACCCCGGAGTCAAAGAAGCCTATGCGCATTTTTTTCAACTCACAAACTTTGTTTTTTCTTAATAAATTATAACC comes from the Dehalobacter sp. genome and includes:
- the crcB gene encoding fluoride efflux transporter CrcB, with product MQEADLPLNYSVYLVIGLGGALGAIARYVLSTWIYQKYFYTFPWGTFVVNMLGCFVLGIVYVLGVENLVTSPNTRLFISVGFLGAFTTFSTLSLETLNLIKSGEIIVAVLNGLGSMIVGLIAVWLGMSLTQLLIK
- a CDS encoding DUF190 domain-containing protein, with translation MVKISGQARRIRIYIGEASKYKGVSLYHTIVLKAKELGLAGATVFRGIEGFGANTRIKTSRILDLSNDLPIVIEVIDSAEYLQDFLLFLDEVVNEGLITVEDLEVMKYSPKK
- the murI gene encoding glutamate racemase; protein product: MRIGFFDSGVGGITVLHEAIKQLPREDFIYYADIDHVPYGTKSKEEVLKLVLDAVDFMAAEGIKILVVACNTATSIAINELRQRYDFPILGMEPAVKPAVENNGSKRILVMATPLTLREEKYQNLVTRLDQDHLVDGKAFPELVEYAENFYFDKDEILKYLNRKLGTHNLTEYGTVVLGCTHFPYFKRVLQELFPADTHIIDGSTGTVNYLKKILTERKLFAEDGHGEVAFYSSGRKEPSESRYARYLLLLDQDQ